From the genome of Vicia villosa cultivar HV-30 ecotype Madison, WI linkage group LG2, Vvil1.0, whole genome shotgun sequence, one region includes:
- the LOC131650250 gene encoding plant UBX domain-containing protein 10-like produces the protein MNHSSQPKPTPPSDSITSSQPKPPPPSDSTANPSLLLSSSQSEPPLPPPPPGLAWKIIKLLVSVISDSLGLISGAVGLGLWAAGGVLSYSLGFMGLGSGSGSGLGLATSSSSASASLVSVSAATTEAMDFVSAFEKDYGMGRPNFVSEGFMDALQRSRNSFKLLFVYLHSPDHPDTPLFCRRTLCSDGFVEFVYQNFVCWGGSIRASEGFKMSNSLKASRFPFCALVMAATNQRIALLQQFRDQMLNEW, from the exons ATGAATCATTCCTCACAACCCAAACCAACTCCACCCTCTGATTCCATCACCTCGTCACAACCCAAACCGCCACCACCGTCTGATTCCACCGCCAATCCATCATTATTACTATCATCTTCTCAATCGGAACCGCCACTTCCTCCGCCACCTCCCGGATTGGCTTGGAAGATAATCAAATTGCTTGTCTCTGTGATTTCCGATAGTCTAGGGTTGATTTCTGGTGCAGTTGGTTTGGGATTATGGGCGGCTGGTGGTGTTCTTTCGTATTCGTTGGGCTTCATGGGCTTGGGATCGGGATCAGGATCAGGTTTGGGCTTGGCAACTTCGTCTTCATCAGCTTCTGCGTCGTTGGTTTCTGTGTCGGCGGCGACTACTGAagctatggattttgtttcggctTTTGAGAAGGACTATGGAATGGGGAGACCTAATTTTGTGAGTGAGGGTTTCATGGACGCGCTTCAGAGGTCGAGGAATTcgtttaagttgttgtttgttTACTTGCATTCTCCTGACCATCCTGATACGCCATTGTTTTGTCGGAGGACGCTTTGTTCGGATGGGTTTGTTGAGTTTGTGTATCAGAATTTTGTGTGCTGGGGTGGGAGTATTCGGGCTAGCGAAGGATTTAAGATGAGTAACAGTTTGAAGGCTTCGAGGTTTCCTTTTTGTGCTCTTGTTATGGCTGCAACTAATCAGAGGATTGCACTACTTCAACAG ttTCGAGACCAAATGCTGAATGAGTGGTAA